In the genome of Vanacampus margaritifer isolate UIUO_Vmar chromosome 1, RoL_Vmar_1.0, whole genome shotgun sequence, one region contains:
- the cdk20 gene encoding cyclin-dependent kinase 20 has product MKLVHKTAGDVMEQYSILGRIGEGAHGIVFKAKHVETGETVALKKVALRRLEDAIPNQALREIKALQEIEDNQHVVRLKDVFPHGTGFVLVFDFMLSDLSEVIRNSQRPLTPAQVKGYMLMLLKGVAFLHNNNIMHRDLKPANLLISSSGHLKIADFGLARLLSQEEDRLYSHQVATRWYRAPELLYGARKYDEGVDLWAVGCIFGELLNSSPLFPGENDIEQLCCVLRVLGTPTRDTWPEMAELPDYNKITFKENPAIPLEEIVPDSSPHAISLLSNFLVYPSKERCPAQQALLHPYIFCSPLPAHHSELPIPQRGGRQHLHPRLQAAPADFSVDLPLENSLVQPALLRGHASCL; this is encoded by the exons ATGAAGTTAGTCCACAAAACGGCAGGCGACGTAATGGAGCAGTACAGCATTCTGGGTCGCATCGGGGAAGGCGCTCACGGCATCGTGTTTAAGGCCAAACACGTGGAG ACAGGAGAGACGGTGGCACTGAAGAAGGTGGCGCTCAGGCGTCTGGAGGATGCCATTCCCAACCAGGCCCTGCGGGAGATCAAGGCCCTGCAGGAGATTGAGGACAACCAGCAT GTGGTGAGGCTGAAGGACGTCTTCCCGCACGGCACCGGTTTTGTCCTGGTCTTTGACTTCATGTTGTCCGACCTCTCGGAGGTCATCCGCAACTCCCAGCGACCTCTGACCCCGGCGCAGGTCAAAGGTTACATGCTGATGCTACTGAAGGGCGTGGCCTTCCTGCATAACAACAACATCATGCACCGG GACCTGAAGCCCGCCAACCTCCTCATCAGCTCGTCAGGACACCTGAAAATCGCTGATTTTGGTCTGGCCCGCCTCCTCAGCCAGGAAGAAGACCGACTCTACAGTCACCAGGTGGCCACAAG GTGGTATCGTGCTCCCGAGTTGCTGTACGGAGCCAGAAAGTATGACGAGGGTGTGGACTTGTG GGCTGTGGGATGTATTTTCGGGGAGCTGCTCAACTCATCTCCTCTGTTTCCTGGCGAGAATGACATCGAGCAGCTGTGTTGTGTCCTCAGGGTACTCGGGACGCCCACTCGTGACACCTGGCCT GAGATGGCAGAGTTGCCGGATTACAACAAAATCACCTTCAAGGAGAATCCCGCCATCCCATTGGAGGAGATCGTCCCCGACTCCTCCCCCCACGCCATCAGCCTGCTCTCCAACTTCCTGGTTTACCCATCCAAGGAGCGATGTCCCGCCCAGCAG GCTCTCCTTCATCCGTACATCTTCTGCTCGCCTCTTCCCGCCCACCACTCGGAGCTGCCCATACCTCAGAGGGGAGGCAGGCAACACCTCCACCCGCGACTGCAAGCGGCGCCCGCCGACTTTTCCGTGGACCTCCCCCTGGAAAACAGCTTGGTGCAGCCCGCGCTCCTGCGGGGACACGCCTCCTGCCTGTGA